In a single window of the Sander lucioperca isolate FBNREF2018 chromosome 19, SLUC_FBN_1.2, whole genome shotgun sequence genome:
- the LOC116061299 gene encoding NLR family CARD domain-containing protein 3-like, which translates to MNQCEDREEGTPPSKTSLRGKHDSKTKAQRPDSPVSTCESTKSDRSKGRPFDFKHGQKSDDQRIPQQRPDSSGTSCVSMKSDRSKGRPFDFKHGQQSDDQKIPQQRPDSSGTSCVSMKSDRSKGRPFDFKHGQKSDDQKNPQQRPDPSGITCVSMKSDRSKGRPFDFRHGQTSADPENPQQRPDPSGITCVSMKSDRSKGRPFDFRHGQTSADPENPQQRPDPSGITCVSMKSDRSKGRPFDFRHGQTSADPEVPQQQTSDVSSGQSDQQHQTDMDSIFMVLEENIVSFVKNELKKFQKVLSPDYQECSKKQREDEEVVDGKEEEKRKSSREAFLKITLHFLRRMNHKELADCLQKRTGAGALLCQAKIKSDLKRKFQCLFEGVAKAGNPTLLNQIYTEIFIKGGGTAEVNDEHEVRQIEAASRKPDRPETTIRQEDIFKTPPGRDEPIRTVMTKGVAGIGKTVLTQKFTLDWAEDKANQDIQFTFPFTFRELNVLKEKRYSLVELVHHFFKHFKETEEAGICRFEEFQVVFIFDGLDECRLPLDFHNTEILTDVTESTSVGVLLTNLIRGNLLPSARLWITTRPAAANLIPPECVDMVTEVRGFNDPQKEEYFRKRFRDEEQANRIISHVKASRSLHIMCHIPVFCWITATVLENMLKTREGGELPKTLTEMYIHLLVVQSKRKSIKYDGGAEIDPHWNEETRKMTKSLAKLAFEQLQKGNLIFYESDLTECGIDIRAASVYSGVFTQIFKEERGLYQDKVFSFIHLSVQEFLAALHVHLTFINSGVNLLSEEETSRLPKVFRDKPKPTHLYQCAVDKALESPNGHLDLFLRFLLGLSLQTNQTLLRGLLKPAGSSSEINQKTAKYIKKKISENLSAERGINLFHCLNELNDNSLVEEIQQYLRSGSLSTDKLSPAQWSALVFILLSSEKDLDVFDLKKYSASEEALLRLLPVVKASNKALLSGCNLSGRGCEALSSVLSSESSSLRELDLSNNNLQDSGLNLLSAGLDSPHCTLGTLSVSGCLIKEEGCSSLASALRANPSHLRELDMSYNHPGESGVKLLSARLEDPNWRLDTLRVDHGGQQWLKPGLRKYACELTLDTNTAHKKLKLSENNRKVTLAGEKERPYPNHADRFDRCSQILCSNGLTGRCYWEVERRGDIDVAVSYRGISRKGDHSDCRFGRNDQSWSLNCSDGRYSVWHINKETVLPVSSSSVSNRVAVYVDCPAGTLSFYTVSSDTPIHLHTFNTTFTEPLYPGFGFGFGFGVESLMLSLDSSVSLCSL; encoded by the exons ATGAAtcagtgtgaggacagagaggagggaacTCCTCCCTCTAAAACCTCTCTGCGTGGGAAACATGACAGCAAGACCAAAGCTCAGAG ACCGGACTCTCCTGTATCAACCTGCGAGTCCACAAAGAGTGACCGCTCTAAGGGTCGACCTTTTGACTTCAAACATGGACAGAAGTCTGATGACCAAAG GATCCCTCAGCAGAGACCAGATTCGTCTGGGActagctgtgtgtccatgaagagtgaccggtctaAGGGTCGACCTTTTGACTTCAAACATGGACAGCAGTCTGATGATCAAAA GATCCCTCAGCAGAGGCCAGATTCCTCTGGGActagctgtgtgtccatgaagagtgaccggtctaAAGGCCGACCTTTTGACTTTAAACATGGACAGAAGTCTGATGATCAAAA GAACCCTCAGCAGAGACCAGATCCCTCTGGAATCacctgtgtgtccatgaagagtgaccggtctaAGGGTCGACCTTTTGACTTCAGACATGGACAGACATCTGCTGATCCAGA GAACCCTCAGCAGAGACCAGATCCCTCTGGAATCacctgtgtgtccatgaagagtgaccggtctaAGGGTCGACCTTTTGACTTCAGACATGGACAGACATCTGCTGATCCAGA GAACCCTCAGCAGAGACCAGATCCCTCTGGAATCacctgtgtgtccatgaagagtgaccggtctaAGGGTCGACCTTTTGACTTCAGACATGGACAGACATCTGCTGATCCAGA aGTTCCGCAGCAGCAGACCTCAGATGTTTCTAGTGGTCAGTCTGATCAGCAGCATCAAACTGACATGGACTCTATATTCATG GTGCTTGAGGAGAACATTGTCAGTTTTGTGAAGAATGAACTGAAGAAGTTCCAGAAGGTTCTGAGTCCAGATTACCAAGAATGCTCAAAGAAACAAAGGGAAGATGAGGAGGTGGTGGATGGCaaggaagaagagaaaaggaagagcagcagagaggcatttctgaagattacactgcacttcctgaggagaatgaatCACAAGGAGCTGGCTGACTGTCTGCAGAAAA GAACTGGTGCTGGAGCTCTCTTATGCCAGGCTAAAATAAAGTCTGATCTAAAGAGGAAGTTTCAGTGTCTCTTTGAGGGGGTTGCCaaagcaggaaacccaacccttctgaatcagatCTACACAGAGATCTTCATTAAAGGAGGTGGGACTGCAGAGGTTAATGATGAACACGAAGTCAGACAGATTGAAGCAGCATCGAGGAAACCAGACAGACCTgaaacaacaatcagacaagaagatatctttaaaaccccacctggaagagatgaaccaatcagaacagtgatgacaaagggagtggctggcatcgggaaaactgtcttaacacagaagttcactctggactgggctgaggacaaagccaaccaggacatccagttcacatttccattcaccttcagagagctgaatgtgctgaaagagaaacggtacagcttggtggaacttgttcatCACTTCTTTAAACACTTTAAAGAAACagaagaagcaggaatctgcaggtttgaagagttccaggttgtgttcatctttgacggtctggatgagtgtcgacttcctctggacttccacaacactgagatcctgactgatgttacagagtccacctcagtgggtgtACTGCTGACAAACCTAATCAGGGGgaatctgcttccctctgcccgcctctggataaccacacgacctgcagcagccaatctgatccctcctgagtgtgttgacatggtgacagaggtcagagggttcaaTGACCCACAGAaagaggagtacttcaggaagagattcagagatgaAGAGCAGGCCAACAGAATCATCTCCCATGTTAAAGCATCACGAAgtctccacatcatgtgccacatcccagtcttctgctggatcactgctacagttctggagaacatgttgaagaccagagagggaggagagctgcccaagaccctgactgagatgtacatccacttactggtggttcagtccaaacggAAGAGCAtcaagtatgatggaggagctgaAATAGACCCGCACTGGAATGAAGAGACCAGAAAGATGACCAAGTCTCTGGCAAAACTGGCGTTTGAGCaactgcagaaaggcaacctgatcttctatgaatcagacctgacagagtgtggcatcgatatcagagcagcctcagtgtactcaggagtgttcacacagatcttcaaagaggagagaggactgtaccaggacaaggtgttcagcttcatccatctgagtgttcaggagtttctggctgctcttcatgtccatctgacctTCATCAACTCTGGTGTCAATCTTCTGTCAGAAGAAGAAACTTCCCGGCTGCCTAAAGTCTTCAGAGACAAACCTAAACCAACACATCTCTACCAGTGTGCAGTGGACAAGGCCTTAGaaagtccaaatggacacctggacttgttcctacgcttcctcctgggtctttcactgcagaccaatcagactCTTTTACGAGGTCTGCTGAAACCGGCAGGAAGTAGCTCAGAGATCAATCAGAAGACAGCCAAatacatcaagaagaagatcagtGAGAATCTCTCTGCAGAGAGAGggatcaatctgttccactgtctgaatgaacttaATGATAAttctctagtggaggagatccaacagTACCTGAgatcaggaagtctctccacagataaactgtctcctgctcagtggtcagctcttgtcttcatcttactgtcatcagaaaaagatctggacgtgtttgacctgaagaaatactctgcttcagaggaggctcttctgaggctaCTGCCggtggtcaaagcctccaacaaagctct GCTGAGTGGTTGTAACCTGTCTGGGAGaggctgtgaagctctgtcttcagttctcagctccgagtcctctagtctgagagaactggacctgagtaacaacaacctgcaggattcagggtTGAACCTTCTGTCTGCTGGACTGGATAGTCCACACTGTACACTGGGGACTCTCAG tgtgtcaggctgtctgataaaagaggaaggctgtagttctctggcctcagctctgagggCCAACCCCTcgcatctgagagagctggacatgagctacaatcatccaggagagtCAGGGGTAAAGCTTCTGTCTGCTAGACTGGAGGATCCAAACTGGAGGTtggacactctcag GGTGGACCATGGTGGACAGCAGTGGTTAAAACCTGGTCTGAGGAAAT ATgcctgtgaactcacactggacacaaacacagcgcACAAAAAGCTCAAACTGTCTgaaaacaacaggaaggtgacactAGCGGGAGAGAAAGAACGGCCTTATCCTAACCATGCAGACAGATTTGACCGCTGCAGTCAGATTCTGTGTAGcaatggtctgactggtcgctgttactgggaggtcgagaggagaggagacattGATGtagcagtgagttacagaggaatcagcaggaaAGGAGACCACTCTGACTGCAGGTTTGGAAGGAACGATCAGTCGTGGAGTCTAAACTGCTCTGATGGTCGTTACTCTGTCTGGCACATCAACAAGGAAACAGTCCtccctgtctcctcctcctctgtctctaacagagtagcagtgtatgtggactgtcctgccggcactctgtccttctacacagtctcctctgacacaccaatccacctccacaccttcaacaccacattcactgagcctctttatcctgggtttGGATTTGGGTTTGGTTTCGGGGTGGAGTCTTTGATGCTGTCACTGGactcctcagtgtctctgtgttcatTGTAG